The following are from one region of the Salminus brasiliensis chromosome 14, fSalBra1.hap2, whole genome shotgun sequence genome:
- the LOC140577373 gene encoding SRSF protein kinase 3, protein MCVQNRPHCETVSKCSQLSRYEHLETENTEEHEDPREYCYGGYHPVQVGDIFNKRYKVLSKLGWGYFATVWLCVDLRSGRNVAVKVLKSGSGFTQAGQDELTLLRCASGPTARHPLKGRIVQLLDEFKIAGINGIHICLVLELLGPDLRGWQVCFGQPGLSLSCVRRVITQVLEGLDYLHTHCKIIHTDIKPENILVCLGQQPLAALNPTAHSDAGHSSKLVNISVKIADLGSSCWVYKHFCEEIQTRQYRSLEVLLGSDYGPPADIWSVACMAFELATGDSLFEPKAGKNFSLEEDHLAHIIELLGKIPASVALSGKYSSEYFNRKGDLQRIPVLRPWGLYEVLVEKYHFLLQEAVPFSDFLLRMLDFLPERRATAAQCLKHPWLKL, encoded by the exons ATGTGTGTCCAAAACAGGCCTCACTGTGAGACAGTTTCTAAATGTAGTCAGCTGAGTCGTTATGAACACCTGGAGACAGAGAACACAGAGGAGCACGAGGACCCAAGAGAATACTGCTATG GTGGGTACCATCCTGTTCAAGTCGGAGATATTTTTAACAAGCGATACAAGGTTCTATCCAAGCTGGGCTGGGGCTACTTTGCtactgtgtggctgtgtgtggacCTCAG ATCTGGCAGGAATGTTGCAGTGAAGGTTCTGAAAAGCGGATCTGGCTTCACCCAGGCCGGCCAAGATGAGTTAACACTACTGCGCTGT GCCAGTGGTCCTACAGCCCGCCACCCCCTGAAAGGACGCATTGTCCAATTGTTGGACGAGTTTAAAATCGCAGGCATTAATGGCATCC ATATTTGtctggtgctggagctgctagGACCAGACCTGCGTGGTTGGCAGGTGTGTTTCGGACAACCAGGTCTGTCACTTAGCTGTGTCAGACGAGTAATCACTCAG GTGCTTGAGGGTCTTGACTATCTGCACACCCACTGTAAGATCATTCACACAGACATCAAGCCTGAGAACATTCTGGTGTGCCTGGGTCAGCAGCCTCTAGCAGCCCTCAATCCCACAGCACACTCAGATGCTG GTCATTCTTCAAAACTAGTGAACATTTCCGTAAAAATTGCAGACCTTGGCAGCTCCTGCTGGGTG TACAAACACTTTTGTGAGGAGATCCAGACCCGGCAGTATCGCTCACTAGAAGTTCTGCTGGGCTCTGATTATGGTCCACCAGCTGATATCTGGAGTGTGGCTTGTATG GCTTTTGAGCTTGCCACTGGTGACTCCTTGTTTGAACCAAAAGCTGGAAAGAATTTCTCTTTGGAAGAAG ACCATCTTGCACATATTATCGAGCTCCTGGGGAAGATCCCTGCATCAGTAGCACTGTCTGGAAAATACTCGTCTGAGTACTTCAACCGCAAAG GTGACCTCCAGAGGATTCCTGTCCTTCGTCCATGGGGGCTGTATGAAGTGCTGGTAGAGAAATATCACTTTCTTCTTCAAGAGGCAGTTCCCTTCTCTGACTTCCTGCTCCGGATGCTAGATTTCCTGCCGGAGCGACGGGCAACGGCAGCTCAGTGTCTCAAACACCCTTGGCTGAAATTGTGA